Genomic DNA from Jejubacter calystegiae:
CAATGTGGACCTTCCTGAAGGATCTGAACGACCAGGGCACCACCATTATCCTGACCACCCACTATCTGGAAGAGGCGGAGATGCTGTGCCGCAATATCGGTATTATCCAGAGCGGGGAGCTGGTGGAGAACACCTCCATGAAAGATCTGCTCTCCAAGCTGAAGTCGGAAACCTTTATCCTCGATCTGGCGCCGAAAAGCCCGATTCCTAAGCTGGACGGCTATCAGTACCGGTTGGTGGATACCTCGACGCTGGAGGTGGAAGTGCTGCGCGAGCAGGGGGTCAATAGCGTCTTCGCTCAGCTGAGCGCACAGGGTATTCAGGTATTAAGTATGCGTAACAAAGCTAACCGACTGGAAGAGCTGTTTGTCACGTTGGTCCATGAGAAGAAAGGAGAGCCGGCATGATGCAGCTTTACTGGGTCGCCCTGAAGAGCATCTGGGCGAAAGAGATTCACCGTTTTATGCGCATCTGGATCCAGACTCTGGTGCCGCCGGTGATCACCATGACCCTGTACTTTATTATCTTCGGTAATCTGATTGGTTCGCGCATTGGCGAGATGCACGGCTTTAGCTATATGCAGTTTATCGTTCCGGGTCTGATCATGATGGCGGTGATCACCAACGCTTACGCCAACGTGGCTTCCTCTTTCTTTGGATCTAAATTCCAGCGCAATATCGAGGAGCTGCTGGTGGCGCCGGTGCCGACCCACGTGATTATTGCGGGTTATGTCGGCGGCGGCGTGGCCCGCGGCCTGTGCGTGGGGATTCTGGTCACGGCGATTTCGCTGTTCTTTGTACCGTTCCACGTGCATTCGTGGCTGTTTGTGGCCCTGACCCTGCTGCTGACCGCGATCCTGTTCTCGCTGGCGGGGCTGCTGAACGCGATATTCGCCACCACCTTTGACGATATCAGCCTGATACCGACCTTTGTACTGACGCCGCTGACCTATCTGGGCGGGGTATTCTATTCGCTGACGCTGCTGCCGCCTTTCTGGCAGGCACTCTCCAAGCTGAACCCCATCGTCTATATGATTAGCGGGTTCCGCTACGGCTTCCTGGGGGTGAGTGACGTTCAACTGCCGCTGACCGTTGGCGTACTGCTTATCTTTATTGCTGCGTTCTATCTGCTGTGCTGGCGACTGATCCAGCGCGGGCGTGGGCTGCGTAGCTAATTCTCCTCGTAAAAAAACCGGAACGCCATCTGACGTTCCGGTTTTTTTATACGCTGACGAAGGGGCTATCAGGCGACCTGCACCGGCACAGCCTTCGCAATACGCTTCATTTCGTTATCACCGTCGAAGTAGGCGACTTTCGGCTGCCAGCTACGGGCTTCTTCATCTGGCATGGTGACATAGCTTGCGATAATCATGATATCGCCAACGCTGGCGCAGTGGGCCGCGGCGCCATTCACCGAGATAATGCGCGAACCGCGTTCGGCGGCGATGGCATAGGTCGAAAAGCGCTTACCGTTGGTGACGTTGTAGATATCGATGGCTTCATATTCCAGAATACCTGCCGCGTCGAGGAAATCCTGGTCAATGGCGCAGGAGCCTTCATAGTGCAAATCGGCCTGCGTTACTTTGACGCGGTGAAGTTTGCCCTGCAGCATAGTACGAATCATAGCGTTAAACCCTGGTCATTAAGTCATACGGAACAAGGGCCAGGCGGGCCTGGCCCTGGGAAAGTGGGGCAGTATTACCCCATCAGGCGTCTGCTGTCTACTCTGTAAGCGTGACCTGCATATTATCAATCAGGCGCGCTTCACCGAGCCAGGCGGCCATCAGAATTACCGCGCGCTGGCTTTCCGGCGTCAGAGCCAGCAGGCTATCGGCATCGCGGATTTGCAGATCGTCGGCGCGGAAGCCTTTTTCGTTCAGCGCCTGGGCGGCAATGGCGAGAATCTCTTCGCAGTCGCGTTCACCTGCGCTAAGTTTGGCGGCAATCTCCTTCATGACCTGATGCAGGCCCGGGGCGATTTTACGCTGACCGGAGGTGAGATAGCCATTGCGGGAACTCAGCGCCAGGCCATCCTTCGCGCGTACCGTAGGGACGCCGACGATGTCGATATCGTAGCCCATATCCGCCACCATCTTGCGGATCAGCGCCAGTTGCTGAAAATCTTTCTCGCCGAAGCAGGCGACGTCCGGCTGCACCAGGTTGAACAGCTTGCTGACCACGGTAGAGACGCCGCGGAAGTGGCCAGGGCGGCTGGCACCTTCCAGGATAGTGGAGAGTTCCGGCACCTCGACGAAGGTCTGTCCTTCCATGCCTTTGGGGTAAACCTCCTGCGGCGTAGGAGCGAATACCACGTCCACACGACGCTTGTTAAGTTTTTCGCTATCCTGCTGCAGCGTGCGGGGATAGCGCGCCAGATCGTCAGGCCTGTCGAACTGCATCGGATTCACGAAAATACTGACTACCACCACATCGGCGCGTTCGCGGGCTTCGTCGACCAGTTTCATATGGCCATCGTGCAGGTTGCCCATGGTTGGAACCAGCGCAATCCGTTTCCCCTCCTTCCGCCAGCGGCGAATTTGCTGACGCAGCAGCGGTAAGGTTTCAACGATCAACACAGCGATTACTCCTGTTATTCAAAACTATGTTCGTCACCCGGGTAAGCCCCGGACTCGACTTCGGCGACATACTGGCGCACGGCTGCGCGGATATCACCGGTTTGGGCAAGAAAGTTTTTAGCAAATTTGGGGATGTGGCCGCCCGTGATGCCGAAGGCATCGTGCATCACCAGAATCTGACCGTCGGTGCCGTTGCCGGCGCCGATGCCGATCACCGGAATAGAGAGGGCGTCGGTAATGCGCTGAGCCAGCGCTTTAGGCACGCATTCCAGCACCAGCAGCTGCGCACCGGCGGCTTCCAGCGCCTGAGCGTCTTCCATCAGCGTCTGAGCGGCCGCATCGCCGCGCCCCTGAACCTTATAGCCGCCGAAGATGTTAACCGACTGCGGCGTCAGCCCCAGATGGCCACAGACCGGCACGGCGCGTTCAGTCAGCAGGCGTACGGTGTCCGCCAGCCACTGGCCGCCTTCAATTTTCACCATATTGGCGCCGGCGCGCATGACCTGAGCGGCATTATCAAATGCCTGTTCGGGAGTGGCATAGGCCATAAAAGGCAGGTCGGCAAGCAGCAGGCAGCCTGGCGCGCCCCGGCGTACGGCGCGGGTGCACCAGGCGATATCGTCAACGGTAACGGGCAGTGTGGAGTCATAACCCTGGACGGTCATACCCAGAGAATCGCCCACCAGCATCACGCTGATGCCTTCGTCGGCGAAGAGTCTGGCAAAGCTGTAGTCGTAGGCGGTAATACTGGCGAATTTCTTGTTCTGCTCTTTGAGCTGGCGTAGGTGGGTGATGGTTGTCGCTTTCATAATATCCCCCGTAACAAAACGATAGCGCATTCTGAAAGATCCCGGGGAAGAATGCCAGTGCTATAAAGTGAGGGGAGATTCTGTTGCCACAATATGAATAACGGGTGGCCGGTTACCATACCACCGGCGTTGGGTCAGTCAGACGCGCCAGGCAGTCGCGCAGGCTCTGGCCATCGGGGAATACCAGATCGGGCGCGATTTCGAACAGCGGCCACAGCATAAACATGCGGTTTTTCATGTCGTAGTGGGGGACCGTCAGGCGCGGCGTGGCGAGAGTCAGATCGCCAAACAGCATGATGTCGAGATCCAGAGTGCGGGGTCCCCAGCGTTCGGCCTTACGGGTGCGGCCCTGCTCCAGCTCAATGCGCTGGGTACTCTCGAGCAGCGTTTCGGGCTCGAGCGCGGTTTCCAGCGCTACGGCGGCGTTGAGGTAGTCGGGCTGGTCCTGGGGGCCGAGCGGTGGCGTGCGATAAAACGCAGAGAGCGCGACGCGTCGGGTCTGAGGAAGGCCATCCAGGGCCTCTACGGCGGCGCGAGCCTGCGCCAGCGGAGAGGCCAGATTACTGCCGATGGCGATGTAGCACAGGGCCACTATTTCTCCTCGCGTCGGGGAGCGCGACGGCGCGGACGACGGTGACGCTTGCGGCCGCTGGGCTCATCGCCAAGCTGGCTGACCATATTTTTCTGCTGCGGCGGTGGGGCCACCTGGAATTCGCCCCACCACTGGGTCAGACGCTGCAGTTCGCCGTTGTTCTCGGCCACGGCGCGCTGTTCCAGCAGATCGTAGGCGGCGCGGAATTTGGGGTGTTCCATCAGGCGCCAGGCGCGTTTGCCCTGACGGCGGGAAAGCCGCAGCTGCAGCTGCCAGATATCGCGAATCAGCGAGGTAATACGCTTTGGAATGGCAATAGAGCGGCAGGCTTCGTCCAGCACTTCATTCATGGCCAGGGCAAAGGCGTCGTAGTAAGCAAGCCCGCTCTCCTGGGTCAGCTTCTGCGCCATTTCCAACTGCGGGTACCACAGCATGGCGGCGAACAGGAAGGCCGGGTTAACACGCTTGCCGTTCAGAATACGGTTATCGGTGTTCTTCAGCACCTGCTCAATGATGCGTTCCATGGGGCTGTCGCCGCTTTCGGTGAAGTAGCGGGTGATGCTGGGGAACAGCGGCTGAAACAGTTGATATTCGCGCAGCAGCCGATAAGTTTCGTAGCCGTAACCGGCTTGCAGCAGCTTTAGCGACTCCTCGAACAGACGGGCTGCGGGCACGTCGTTGAGCAGATTGGCCAGACGGGGAATAGGATCGCCGGTTTCCGGGCTGATGGTCATGCCGAGTTTGGCGGCGAAGCGCACCGCGCGCAGCATCCGCACCGGATCTTCGCGATAGCGGGTTTCGGGGGAGCCAATCAGGCGAATGCGTTTTTCCTGCAGGTCGCGCAGCCCGCCGACATAGTCGCGTACCGTAAAGTCGGCGGCGCTGTAGTAGAGGCTGTTGATGGTGAAGTCGCGGCGCTGGGCATCTTCTTCGATGGAGCCGAAGATGTTGTCGCGCAACAGCATCCCGTTTTGCCCGCGCTGGGAAAGCTGGCGGTCGGTTTGCGCTTCATGATGGCCGCGGAAGGTGGCGACTTCGATAATTTCCGGCCCGAACATCACATGGGCAAGGCGGAAGCGGCGCCCCACCAGACGGCAATTGCGGAACAGCTTACGGACCTGCTCCGGCGTGGCGTTGGTGGTGACGTCAAAATCTTTTGGCTTCTGCCCCAGCAGCAGATCGCGGACGCCGCCGCCAACCAGCCAGGCTTCATATCCCGCTTTGTTGAGACGATAGAGTACCTTGAGGGCATTTTCACTGATGTCTTTGCGGGAAATGGTGTGCCGATCGCGCGGGATCACCGTCATGACAGGCTGTGCGGAGTGCGCCTGCTGGGCGCCGTCTTCGCGGTTCAGCACTTTACGGCAAAAATTAGCGACTCGAGTAAAAATGGTACACCTCGGTTGTGTCAATCATCAGGGGACAAAAAAAACAGCGGCTAATCATAGCTCAGTGTGACGCGTTTGAGAATGGCGGATTCGTGGTGTTTCTGGCAATACCGTCGCCAGCGACCAGTTGTCCGCGGCGTAAGCCAGCAGCGCATCCAGCGGCATATCGCGCCAGTCGGGGGGCGGCGTCTGGTTGAGAAACTCCAGCGCTCTCATCAGAACTGGCCGTGGATCGCCTTTGGGCAGGGCCGGGGCGTGGTTCTGTTTTGATAGCTTATCGCCGTGTTCGTTAAGGGCCAGCGGCAAGTGGATATAGTCCGGCACCGGCCAGCCAAAGGTCTGGTACAGGGATATCTGACGCACGGTGGGGGCTACCAGATCGGCACCGCGCACGATTTCGGTAACGCCCTGAAAGTGGTCGTCCACTACCACCGCCAGGTTATAGGCGAACAGACCGTCGCGGCGATGGATAATAAAATCTTCGCGCGCCAGCGCCTGGTCGGCGTCCAGGTGGCCGCGCAGGCGGTCGGTAAAGCTAAAAACCGGGTGGCGCTGCCACAGGCGTAGCGCTGCGTTTTCCGGCCCTAATCCCAGGGAACGGCAGTGGCCGTCGTAAACGCCGCCGGTCTCGTGGATGCGGCGTCGGGTGCAGATACAGTAGTAGCTGAGTCGTTGCTCATGCAGCCAGGCGAGCGCGGCGCGATAGGCATCACTGCGCTGTGACTGCCACAGCACTTCGCCATCCCAGACCAGCCCGTAGTGTTCGAGCTGGCGCAGAATGGTGCTGGCAGCGCCGGGTACCTCCCGGGGAGGATCGATATCTTCGATGCGCACCAGCCACTGACCCTGCATAGCGCGGGCCTGAAGCCAGCTGCCGAGGGCGGCAATCAGCGAACCGAAATGCAACTCACCGGAAGGAGAGGGGGCGAAGCGCCCAATATAGTTTTGCACAGACATGGGGTATTAAGGCGGGGGATAGCCCCCGCCCCGGGAAAGTTTGATGTCGACTGTTAGCCAGCCATCTGTTTTTCGCGGATTTCGGCCAGCGTCTTACAGTCGATGCACAGATCGGCGGTCGGACGCGCTTCCAGACGACGAATTCCGATTTCAACACCGCAGGATTCGCAGTAGCCGAAGTCTTCGTCTTCCACTTTCTTGAGCGTTTTTTCGATCTTTTTGATCAGCTTACGCTCGCGGTCACGGTTACGCAGTTCAAGGCTGAACTCTTCTTCCTGAGCGGCACGGTCCACCGGATCGGGAAAGTTGGCAGCTTCGTCCTGCATGTGAGTTACGGTACGATCGACTTCATCCCTGAGCTGATTGCGCCATGCTTCCAGAATCCGCTTGAAGTGCGCCAGCTGGGCGTCGTTCATATACTCTTCGCCCGGCTTCTCCTGATATGGCTCCACCCCAGCGATGGCGAGAATACTCAGGGACGATGTCTTACGGTTTTGCCCTTGTTGCATGTTGCTTCTCCTTAACACGCACTATCGGTCCCCATATCGGGGGAAAATCAGGCCGCTATAAATAACAGAAGCGTTTCCGGATGGCAATTGTATTAAATCCGCCTCTTGACAACCTTGTGAAGGAAAGCGTATTTAGCACGCGGCCCGATCGTAAAATCAGACAGCCCTAAGGAATGAAAGGAACCGGCGCGCTAAGCTGCAGCGCGCTTCGGGTCAGACTGGCTTTCCAGGCCAGTACCTC
This window encodes:
- a CDS encoding ABC transporter permease: MMQLYWVALKSIWAKEIHRFMRIWIQTLVPPVITMTLYFIIFGNLIGSRIGEMHGFSYMQFIVPGLIMMAVITNAYANVASSFFGSKFQRNIEELLVAPVPTHVIIAGYVGGGVARGLCVGILVTAISLFFVPFHVHSWLFVALTLLLTAILFSLAGLLNAIFATTFDDISLIPTFVLTPLTYLGGVFYSLTLLPPFWQALSKLNPIVYMISGFRYGFLGVSDVQLPLTVGVLLIFIAAFYLLCWRLIQRGRGLRS
- the panD gene encoding aspartate 1-decarboxylase, encoding MIRTMLQGKLHRVKVTQADLHYEGSCAIDQDFLDAAGILEYEAIDIYNVTNGKRFSTYAIAAERGSRIISVNGAAAHCASVGDIMIIASYVTMPDEEARSWQPKVAYFDGDNEMKRIAKAVPVQVA
- the panC gene encoding pantoate--beta-alanine ligase is translated as MLIVETLPLLRQQIRRWRKEGKRIALVPTMGNLHDGHMKLVDEARERADVVVVSIFVNPMQFDRPDDLARYPRTLQQDSEKLNKRRVDVVFAPTPQEVYPKGMEGQTFVEVPELSTILEGASRPGHFRGVSTVVSKLFNLVQPDVACFGEKDFQQLALIRKMVADMGYDIDIVGVPTVRAKDGLALSSRNGYLTSGQRKIAPGLHQVMKEIAAKLSAGERDCEEILAIAAQALNEKGFRADDLQIRDADSLLALTPESQRAVILMAAWLGEARLIDNMQVTLTE
- the panB gene encoding 3-methyl-2-oxobutanoate hydroxymethyltransferase, which codes for MKATTITHLRQLKEQNKKFASITAYDYSFARLFADEGISVMLVGDSLGMTVQGYDSTLPVTVDDIAWCTRAVRRGAPGCLLLADLPFMAYATPEQAFDNAAQVMRAGANMVKIEGGQWLADTVRLLTERAVPVCGHLGLTPQSVNIFGGYKVQGRGDAAAQTLMEDAQALEAAGAQLLVLECVPKALAQRITDALSIPVIGIGAGNGTDGQILVMHDAFGITGGHIPKFAKNFLAQTGDIRAAVRQYVAEVESGAYPGDEHSFE
- the folK gene encoding 2-amino-4-hydroxy-6-hydroxymethyldihydropteridine diphosphokinase, translating into MALCYIAIGSNLASPLAQARAAVEALDGLPQTRRVALSAFYRTPPLGPQDQPDYLNAAVALETALEPETLLESTQRIELEQGRTRKAERWGPRTLDLDIMLFGDLTLATPRLTVPHYDMKNRMFMLWPLFEIAPDLVFPDGQSLRDCLARLTDPTPVVW
- the pcnB gene encoding polynucleotide adenylyltransferase PcnB encodes the protein MFTRVANFCRKVLNREDGAQQAHSAQPVMTVIPRDRHTISRKDISENALKVLYRLNKAGYEAWLVGGGVRDLLLGQKPKDFDVTTNATPEQVRKLFRNCRLVGRRFRLAHVMFGPEIIEVATFRGHHEAQTDRQLSQRGQNGMLLRDNIFGSIEEDAQRRDFTINSLYYSAADFTVRDYVGGLRDLQEKRIRLIGSPETRYREDPVRMLRAVRFAAKLGMTISPETGDPIPRLANLLNDVPAARLFEESLKLLQAGYGYETYRLLREYQLFQPLFPSITRYFTESGDSPMERIIEQVLKNTDNRILNGKRVNPAFLFAAMLWYPQLEMAQKLTQESGLAYYDAFALAMNEVLDEACRSIAIPKRITSLIRDIWQLQLRLSRRQGKRAWRLMEHPKFRAAYDLLEQRAVAENNGELQRLTQWWGEFQVAPPPQQKNMVSQLGDEPSGRKRHRRPRRRAPRREEK
- the gluQRS gene encoding tRNA glutamyl-Q(34) synthetase GluQRS — encoded protein: MSVQNYIGRFAPSPSGELHFGSLIAALGSWLQARAMQGQWLVRIEDIDPPREVPGAASTILRQLEHYGLVWDGEVLWQSQRSDAYRAALAWLHEQRLSYYCICTRRRIHETGGVYDGHCRSLGLGPENAALRLWQRHPVFSFTDRLRGHLDADQALAREDFIIHRRDGLFAYNLAVVVDDHFQGVTEIVRGADLVAPTVRQISLYQTFGWPVPDYIHLPLALNEHGDKLSKQNHAPALPKGDPRPVLMRALEFLNQTPPPDWRDMPLDALLAYAADNWSLATVLPETPRIRHSQTRHTEL
- the dksA gene encoding RNA polymerase-binding protein DksA; the protein is MQQGQNRKTSSLSILAIAGVEPYQEKPGEEYMNDAQLAHFKRILEAWRNQLRDEVDRTVTHMQDEAANFPDPVDRAAQEEEFSLELRNRDRERKLIKKIEKTLKKVEDEDFGYCESCGVEIGIRRLEARPTADLCIDCKTLAEIREKQMAG